Part of the Geoalkalibacter ferrihydriticus DSM 17813 genome is shown below.
CATAAAATAACATTCGATGTACAAGACACTAACGTCAACGGATATGCGGGGCAAGAACAAAGGCGCAGAGCGCGCATTCTGAGAAATGCCGGTGCAAGCCTGAGGCGTAGCGCTCTCTCAGCGCAGAACTTCCAACGCAGCGCTCTCGGCGCGACTGCGCACCGGCAGCAGGCGACCGCCGCCGAGGCGTAGCAGTTCGCCGCCGAGACGGCGGGGCTGGCCGGGGTCGTGGCTGGACATGACCACCGTGATGCCCTGTGCCGGCAGGATCTGGATGACGTCTTCGAAGGTGGCGATGGTGGCGCTGTCGAGGTTGGCGGTGGGTTCGTCAAGTAAAAGAATGTCGGGGTACAGAGCCAGGGCGCGCGCCAGGGCCACGCGGCGGGTTTCGCCGCCTGAAAGTTCCCGTGCCGGTCGTTTGGCAAAGTCACTCAGGCCCACGGCGGTCAGACTCTGTTCGATGCGGCGACGCTGCTCGTAACCGCGGATGCCGCGCAGGGACAAGCCCATGGCCAGATTATGCTGGATGGAGCCGCTGAACAGGTAGGGGGTTTGATGAACCAGGGTCACACGGCGGCGCAGGCGGCGCAGTTGCGAGCCGCCCCAGGTGACTGCTTCCTCGCCGAAGCGGATGACGCCGCGCCGGGGGCGGCTGAGCAGGGCCAGCGTGTGCAGCAGCGTCGATTTGCCCGCGCCGTTGGGGCCGCTGAGGATGTAAATGCGACCGGGTTCAAGAGCCAGATGTTCGACGTGCAGATTGAAGCCGTCGGGATAGCCGAGTTCGATTT
Proteins encoded:
- a CDS encoding energy-coupling factor ABC transporter ATP-binding protein; protein product: MALMTLDEIELGYPDGFNLHVEHLALEPGRIYILSGPNGAGKSTLLHTLALLSRPRRGVIRFGEEAVTWGGSQLRRLRRRVTLVHQTPYLFSGSIQHNLAMGLSLRGIRGYEQRRRIEQSLTAVGLSDFAKRPARELSGGETRRVALARALALYPDILLLDEPTANLDSATIATFEDVIQILPAQGITVVMSSHDPGQPRRLGGELLRLGGGRLLPVRSRAESAALEVLR